A stretch of the Rosa rugosa chromosome 5, drRosRugo1.1, whole genome shotgun sequence genome encodes the following:
- the LOC133710527 gene encoding glutamate decarboxylase 4-like, producing the protein MGLSKTFSASDVSVHSTFASRYIRDKPAKYKMPENSTPKEVAYQVISDELMLDGKPRLNLASFVTTWMEPECDKLIMDSMNKNYVDMDEYPVTTELQNRCVNMIADLFNAPHKESDEAATGTGTVGSSEAIMLAGLAFKRKWQNKRKAEGKPYDRPNIVTGANVQVCWEKFARYFEVELKEVKVTEDYYVMDPVKAVELVDENTICVAAILGSTYNGEFEDVKLLNDLLLEKNKQTGWDTPIHVDAASGGFIAPFLYPELEWDFRLPLVKSINVSGHKYGLVYAGVGWIIWRSKEDLPEDLIFHINYLGADQPTFTLNFSKGSSQIIAQYYQLIRQGFEGYRNIMENCHNNAMVLKAGLEKTERFKILSKDIGVPVVAFSLKDRSHYDEYMVSEHLRRFGWIVPAYSMPEDAKHVALLRVVIREDFSRTLAERLVFDITHVLKELDKLPLPSVSPNGGDDHVCINGGICNGNMKTLVAKKKISDIDLKEEDCIPKLAKSA; encoded by the exons ATGGGGCTCTCAAAGACATTCTCTGCTTCGGATGTGTCGGTCCACTCCACCTTTGCCTCTCGCTATATCCGAGACAAGCCCGCTAA GTACAAGATGCCGGAGAATTCGACACCAAAGGAGGTGGCGTACCAGGTGATCAGTGACGAGCTGATGCTTGATGGGAAGCCAAGGCTGAACTTGGCGTCGTTTGTGACGACATGGATGGAGCCAGAGTGTGATAAGCTCATCATGGACTCCATGAACAAGAACTACGTCGACATGGATGAGTACCCTGTCACAACAGAGCTTCAG AATCGGTGCGTGAACATGATAGCAGATCTTTTCAATGCACCACATAAAGAGTCTGATGAGGCTGCCACCGGAACCGGAACAGTCGGGTCATCGGAGGCCATCATGCTGGCAGGTCTCGCATTCAAGAGGAAGTGGCAGAATAAGAGGAAGGCTGAAGGAAAACCCTATGACAGGCCCAACATCGTTACTGGTGCCAATGTGCAG GTATGCTGGGAGAAATTTGCTAGATATTTTGAAGTAGAACTGAAGGAAGTGAAGGTGACGGAAGACTATTATGTAATGGACCCTGTGAAAGCTGTGGAATTGGTAGATGAAAACACCATCTGCGTTGCTGCTATCTTGGGTTCAACTTACAATGGAGAGTTCGAAGATGTCAAGCTCTTGAATGATCTTTTGCTAGAGAAGAATAAGCAAACTGG ATGGGATACCCCAATTCATGTCGATGCCGCTAGTGGTGGATTCATAGCGCCATTCTTGTATCCAGAGTTAGAATGGGATTTCCGTCTTCCACTGGTGAAGAGCATCAATGTGAGTGGTCATAAATATGGTCTTGTGTATGCTGGAGTTGGGTGGATCATTTGGAGGTCCAAAGAAGACTTGCCTGAAGACCTAATTTTTCACATCAATTATCTGGGAGCTGATCAACCCACCTTCACCCTCAATTTCTCTAAAG GGTCGAGTCAAATCATTGCTCAATACTATCAACTTATCCGACAGGGTTTTGAGGGATACCGCAACATCATGGAAAACTGTCACAACAATGCCATGGTGTTGAAGGCAGGGCTGGAAAAGACAGAGCGCTTCAAAATCTTGTCGAAGGACATCGGGGTTCCAGTGGTGGCTTTTTCTTTGAAAGACAGAAGCCACTACGATGAGTACATGGTGTCTGAGCATTTGCGTCGTTTTGGCTGGATTGTGCCGGCATATTCTATGCCGGAGGATGCTAAGCACGTTGCGTTGCTCCGTGTTGTGATAAGGGAAGACTTCTCTCGCACTCTAGCTGAGCGTCTTGTGTTCGACATCACCCATGTCTTGAAAGAACTCGACAAGCTGCCGCTGCCATCAGTCAGTCCAAATGGTGGTGATGACCACGTGTGTATTAATGGCGGCATATGCAATGGAAACATGAAAACTTTGGTGgcgaaaaagaaaatatcagaTATTGATTTAAAGGAAGAGGATTGCATCCCTAAACTGGCGAAGAGTGCTTAA